Proteins encoded by one window of Danaus plexippus chromosome Z, MEX_DaPlex, whole genome shotgun sequence:
- the LOC116778003 gene encoding uncharacterized protein LOC116778003, with the protein MQLVAKVYLFRSPYTICFISEDSVTLSNEEKYKSIGVNVIKKKVISGDELSKDVNVRSSNRKILKLSTTALFLQPFLRECLNSNIYRTNVLLHLSKLSEETNSRTVFLKLILEPPDKEVIDYLWNDKLLHLIWMRVEIENAFSWLSTLGGAYSALGDYFEHCAEEAGRISIRQYKLSKMLGDEGLAARSRLYSALAYAQKGQLKLSRHIIRNVAAFARDIHDNRLNRMCQGVWAKIKYLKQLKCSAYSEK; encoded by the exons atgcaatTAGTTGCAAAAGTCTATCTTTTCAGAAGTCCTTATACGATATGCTTCATTTCTGAAGATAGCGTTACATTGTCCAACGAAGAAAAGTATAAATCTATAGGAGTAAATGTTATCAAAAAGAAAGTAATTAGTGGCGATGAATTGAGTAAAGATGTGAATGTTCGAAGTTCAAATAGAAAAATCCTTAAATTAAGTACAACAGCTCTATTTCTACAACCTTTTTTAAGAGAGTGcttgaattcaaatatatatagaacaaaCGTGTTGTTACATTTGAGTAAATTAAGTGAAGAAACAAATAGCAGAACTGTATTTTTGAAACTCATTTTAGAACCACCAGACAAAGAAGTCATTGATTATTTATG GAATGACAAGTTGCTACACTTAATATGGATGCGGGTAGAAATAGAAAATGCCTTCTCTTGGCTTTCTACATTGGGAGGAGCTTATTCAGCACTGGGGGACTATTTCGAGCATTgt GCTGAAGAAGCAGGGAGAATATCAATcagacaatataaattatccaAAATGTTGGGTGATGAGGGTCTTGCTGCTAGGAGCAGGTTGTATTCAGCTTTGGCTTACGCTCAGAAAGGTCAACTTAAATTATCCAGGCATATCATCAGAAATGTTGCAGCATTCGCAAGAGATATACATGATAATCGTCTAAATCGAATGTGTCAGGGTGTATGGGCTAAGATAAAGTACTTAAAGCAATTGAAATGTTCAGCTTATAGTGAGAAATAG
- the LOC116777518 gene encoding bleomycin hydrolase yields the protein MIINPKLITRILTNSFSRIKITSAAMSSKPLTLESLEKLKNDFYGCPKNELAQNVCTRFDPFEVAISRRKTDRSLHVYNVKIESEGKPVTNQENSGRCWLFAALNVIRLPFMKKYGIEEFEFSQSYLFFWDKIERSHYWLNNIVKTAKQGEKLDGRLVNFLLKDPINDGGQWDMIVNLVNKYGLMPKKCFPESFSSRRSLHMNALIKTKLREYAKELRDMVDSKVAEDVIQNAIDKQTAVIYNIVATCLGTPPDKFTFEYYNKEKAYNSFGPLTPQEFYQKHVKPLYNVDDKVCLVSDPRSSNPFGALYTLQCLGNVVGGRETAYNNQPIETLMRVVADSIEGGEAVWFGSEVSKRFERKNGLEDLDAQDYRLVFNTEVQIGLCKADRLLYGDSCMTHAMVFTAVGIDEQGNIQKFRVENSYGDKEYDKGYLLLTKSWFEEFVFEVVVDKKYVPSDVLDVFKQQPKMLPAWDPMGTLACPLCSKET from the exons atgattataaatccCAAGTTGATAACACGTATTTTGACTAACAGTTTttctagaataaaaataacttccgCTGCTATGTCTTCCA AACCTTTGACTCTTGAAAGTttagaaaaactaaaaaatgacTTCTATGGCTGTCCTAAAAATGAACTAGCTCAAAATGTTTGCACCCGCTTTGATCCATTTGAAGTAGCTATTAGCAGAAGAAAGACTGATAGATCTCTCCATGTTTACAATGTTAAG ATAGAGTCAGAAGGAAAGCCTGTGACAAACCAGGAAAATTCTGGTCGGTGCTGGCTGTTTGCCGCTCTAAATGTGATAAGACTGCCGTTCATGAAGAAATATGGCATTGAAGAATTTGAATTCTCGCAAAg ttaCCTGTTCTTTTGGGATAAGATTGAGAGATCTCACTACTGGTTGAACAACATTGTTAAAACGGCCAAACAAGGGGAGAAGCTTGACGGACGACTTGTCAACTTTCTGCTTAAG GATCCAATAAACGACGGCGGTCAGTGGGACATGATAGTGAATCTGGTTAACAAGTACGGCCTGATGCCAAAGAAATGCTTCCCGGAATCATTCAGCTCTAGGAGAAGTCTGCACATGAACGCGCTAATTAAGACCAag TTACGCGAATATGCCAAGGAATTGCGTGACATGGTCGACTCTAAGGTCGCGGAAGACGTCATTCAGAACGCAATCGACAAACAGACAGCTGTCATATACAACATCGTAGCTACATGCCTAG GGACCCCTCCTGACAAGTTCACTTTTGAGTATTACAACAAAGAGAAGGCTTATAATAGCTTCGGTCCTCTAACACCTCAAGAGTTCTACCAGAAGCATGTGAAGCCATTGTACAATGTAGATGACAAG GTATGTCTGGTGAGCGACCCGCGGTCGTCCAATCCCTTTGGCGCACTCTACACCCTACAGTGTCTCGGTAACGTGGTAGGAGGACGTGAAACAGCCTACAACAATCAACCCATAGAGACTCTCATGCg aGTCGTAGCAGATAGTATAGAGGGTGGTGAGGCTGTCTGGTTTGGTTCCGAAGTAAGTAAGAGATTCGAAAGGAAAAATGGTCTTGAAGATTTGGACGc TCAGGACTACCGTCTGGTATTCAACACGGAGGTTCAGATAGGTCTCTGCAAAGCAGACCGTCTCTTGTATGGGGACTCTTGTATGACGCACGCAATGGTCTTTACAGCTGTAGGAATAGAT GAACAGGGCAACATTCAAAAATTCCGAGTGGAAAACTCGTATGGTGACAAAGAATACGACAAGGGATATCTGCTACTGACAAAGTCGTGGTTTGAGGAATTTGTTTTTGag gtGGTTGTAGACAAAAAGTATGTGCCATCTGATGTACTTGATGTGTTTAAGCAGCAACCGAAAATGTTGCCAGCCTGGGATCCAATGGGAACCCTAGCTTGCCCACTCTGCTCCAAAGAAACAtag
- the LOC116777803 gene encoding uncharacterized protein LOC116777803 translates to MALKAYEDACMRAELFGQPKPDRDEFLSKHKHLDVSEFEEVDINSTENTAMLDEELREASGALTELNTILNSTQTKLNRLKGVCGTVTNFFRIKLAAKDNLSYSSEPSYIGQTNYDKDYIPPKNSDVGFINTGLGPDDNEMTPRASNHKQKGADINSALADLEAMEIVENTSLLGQAAVLDHQRKITSQISKLDKMILQADRAQESLNNQNKQMRAFLR, encoded by the exons atggcATTAAAAGCCTACGAAGATGCGTGTATGAGAGCTGAATTATTTGGACAACCTAAGCCCGACAGAGATGAGTTTCTGtcaaaacataaacatttagATGTCTCGGAATTTGAAGAAGTGGACATAAACAGCACAGAg aacACGGCCATGTTGGATGAAGAATTAAGAGAAGCCAGTGGAGCTCTGACTGAGTTAAATACAATCCTTAATTCAactcaaacaaaattaaaccgaCTAAag GGCGTCTGCGGCACAGTTACAAACTTCTTCCGCATTAAACTTGCGGCGAAGGACAATTTATCTTACTCCAGCGAACCAAGTTATATCGGTCAGACAAATTACGATAAGGACTATATTCCTCCGAAAAATTCAGACGtgggttttataaatacaggCCTTGGCCCCGACGACAATGAAATGACACCTCGCGCGAGCAATCACAAACAAAAAGGCGCTGACATTAATTCCGCGCTAGCAGATTTAGAAGCGATGGAAATTGTCGAGAATACATCTTTATTGGGTCAAGCGGCTGTTTTGGATCATCAGAGGAAAATTACATCTCAAATAAGCAAGTTGGATAAAATGATTCTTCAAGCAGACAGAGCTCAAGAGTCACTGaacaatcaaaataaacaaatgaggGCATTTCTTCGATAA